A single Bacteroidales bacterium DNA region contains:
- the asnS gene encoding asparagine--tRNA ligase, with translation MRIKELLQSREFEAEVLVKGWVRTKRGNKNISFVALNDGSIIHNIQVVFDMSRFDEEVMKKVTTGSCIAVKGKLIESPGKEQNVEVHADTLELYGTADPDLYPLQKKGHTLEFLREIAHLRPRTNTFGAVLRIRHAMSFAIHKYFNDHGFYYLHTPIITGSDAEGAGEMFRVTTLDSKNPPMTPEGKVDFSQDFFGKETNLTVSGQLEGELGAMALSLIYTFGPTFRAENSNTPRHLAEFWMIEPEMAFYEINDNMNLAEDFLKYLIRYALENCKDDLAFLCEMYDKELLTRLNFVVNNSFERITYTSAIETLTKSGTDFEFPVSWGMDLQTEHERYLVEKHYKKPVIVTDYPMAIKAFYMKQNDDGKTVRGMDVLFPKIGEIIGGSQREESLEKLERRIKELNIPDKDMWWYIDTRKFGTAPHSGFGLGFERLLLFVTGMSNIRDVIPFPRFPKNAEF, from the coding sequence ATGAGAATTAAAGAGCTGCTACAATCACGTGAATTCGAAGCCGAAGTATTGGTAAAAGGCTGGGTAAGAACAAAACGTGGTAATAAAAATATTTCATTCGTTGCTTTGAACGACGGATCCATTATTCACAATATCCAGGTGGTATTTGATATGAGCCGGTTTGATGAGGAGGTGATGAAGAAAGTTACAACCGGTTCCTGTATCGCTGTTAAAGGAAAACTGATTGAATCGCCGGGGAAAGAGCAGAATGTTGAAGTTCATGCTGATACGCTGGAACTATATGGAACTGCTGATCCTGATCTGTATCCGTTGCAGAAGAAAGGACACACACTCGAATTCCTGCGCGAGATTGCCCATTTAAGACCCCGTACCAATACATTCGGCGCTGTTCTGCGAATAAGGCATGCGATGTCATTTGCCATTCATAAGTATTTCAATGATCATGGGTTTTATTACCTGCACACCCCAATAATTACCGGTTCCGACGCCGAAGGGGCAGGGGAAATGTTCCGGGTTACAACGCTTGATTCCAAAAATCCACCTATGACTCCGGAGGGGAAAGTGGATTTCAGCCAGGACTTTTTCGGCAAAGAAACGAATCTTACTGTTTCGGGCCAGCTTGAGGGAGAACTGGGTGCAATGGCATTGTCACTTATTTATACATTCGGACCTACTTTCAGGGCTGAGAATTCAAATACACCAAGGCATCTTGCCGAGTTCTGGATGATTGAGCCTGAAATGGCGTTTTATGAGATCAATGATAACATGAACCTGGCGGAAGATTTCCTGAAATACCTGATCCGCTATGCCCTTGAAAACTGCAAGGATGACCTGGCTTTCCTTTGTGAAATGTATGACAAGGAATTGCTGACCCGTTTAAATTTTGTAGTAAATAACAGTTTTGAACGGATCACGTATACATCTGCAATTGAAACGCTGACGAAATCGGGAACTGATTTTGAGTTTCCGGTTTCATGGGGAATGGATCTGCAAACAGAGCATGAAAGATATCTTGTTGAAAAGCATTATAAGAAACCTGTGATTGTTACTGATTATCCGATGGCCATCAAGGCATTTTATATGAAACAAAATGATGATGGCAAAACAGTTCGGGGTATGGATGTGTTATTTCCTAAGATTGGTGAGATTATAGGAGGATCGCAACGTGAAGAAAGCCTTGAAAAACTGGAAAGAAGAATTAAAGAATTAAATATTCCGGACAAAGATATGTGGTGGTATATTGATACCAGAAAATTCGGAACTGCTCCGCACAGCGGATTTGGACTCGGATTTGAA
- a CDS encoding ATP-binding cassette domain-containing protein: protein MSVTVEDLTKSYGQQLALNNVSFSVNSGEIVGLIGPNGAGKSTLMKIICSLLLPTSGDVIINDLSVKNYPHEVKRHLGYLPENNPLYTDLYVKEYLGHVAGLYGAKNNVKRVDEVIQMTGLGAEMHKKIGLLSKGYKQRVGLAQAIIHDPDILILDEPTTGLDPNQIIEIRNLISELGKEKTVILSTHIMQEVEAICRRVIILNKGQVVANDLTGNLGVHISEQNHTIIVEFGSQNLKVDLIEKIQGVKNIKKLKDNTWLIESSSDADIRGDLFKYAVENELIILSMHRQDKRLEDVFRDLTS, encoded by the coding sequence ATGTCTGTAACAGTTGAAGATCTTACAAAAAGCTATGGGCAGCAACTGGCCCTCAACAATGTTAGTTTTTCTGTAAATTCAGGTGAAATAGTCGGGCTGATAGGGCCAAACGGGGCCGGTAAGTCCACTCTGATGAAAATTATCTGCTCTTTGCTTCTGCCAACCTCCGGGGATGTTATAATAAATGACCTTTCAGTAAAGAATTACCCTCATGAAGTAAAACGGCACCTTGGATATCTTCCCGAAAATAATCCTTTGTATACGGATTTATATGTAAAAGAATACCTCGGTCATGTTGCAGGTTTGTATGGTGCAAAAAACAACGTCAAAAGGGTTGACGAAGTAATTCAGATGACCGGACTGGGTGCTGAAATGCACAAAAAAATAGGTCTTCTTTCTAAAGGATATAAACAACGTGTGGGACTTGCACAGGCGATCATCCATGATCCGGATATACTGATTCTTGATGAACCTACTACAGGTCTTGATCCTAACCAGATTATTGAAATCAGGAACCTGATATCTGAATTAGGTAAGGAAAAAACAGTAATCCTTTCTACCCATATCATGCAGGAGGTGGAGGCTATCTGCCGGCGGGTGATTATTCTCAATAAAGGTCAGGTAGTGGCCAATGACCTTACCGGCAACCTGGGAGTTCATATTTCCGAACAGAATCACACCATTATTGTTGAATTTGGCAGTCAAAATTTAAAAGTGGATCTTATTGAAAAAATTCAAGGGGTAAAAAACATTAAAAAGCTAAAGGACAATACATGGCTGATTGAATCTTCGAGCGACGCAGATATCCGGGGTGACCTTTTTAAATATGCGGTTGAAAACGAATTGATTATTCTTTCCATGCACCGCCAGGATAAAAGATTGGAGGATGTATTTCGTGACCTTACCTCTTAA
- the metK gene encoding methionine adenosyltransferase translates to MAYLFTSESVSEGHPDKVADQISDALLDEFLRRDPESKVACETLVTTGLVVLSGEVKTNAYVDVQQVAREVIKKIGYVHSDYMFEADSCGVISSIHEQSQDINRGVERGNEEDQGAGDQGMMFGYACRETDNFMPLSLELSHILLKELAQIRRERKVMKYLRPDAKSQVTIEYGDDGQPVRIHTIVVSTQHDNFDKDDAMLKTIEHDVRTILLPRVIAVLPKRVQALFDDKFLLYVNPTGKFVIGGPHGDTGLTGRKIIVDTYGGKGAHGGGAFSGKDSSKVDRSAAYAMRHIAKNMVAAGVADEVLAQVAYAIGVAKPVGVYVSTFGTSHVKMDDGEIAAKIASIFDLRPAVIIKRLGLKNPVFLPTAAYGHMGREPYTQKVTLLQNGSSTTKEVDFFSWEKLDYVDKIKKEFGLK, encoded by the coding sequence ATGGCATATTTATTTACATCCGAATCCGTTTCCGAAGGACATCCTGATAAAGTGGCTGATCAAATATCCGATGCGCTCCTTGATGAGTTTTTACGTCGTGATCCCGAATCTAAAGTTGCCTGTGAAACTCTTGTAACTACAGGCCTCGTTGTACTCAGCGGTGAAGTGAAAACAAATGCATACGTCGATGTGCAACAGGTAGCCCGTGAGGTAATTAAAAAGATAGGATATGTGCATTCCGATTATATGTTCGAAGCTGACAGCTGCGGTGTAATATCTTCAATTCATGAACAATCGCAGGATATCAACAGGGGAGTTGAGAGAGGAAACGAGGAAGACCAGGGTGCCGGTGATCAGGGTATGATGTTCGGTTACGCATGCCGTGAAACGGATAATTTTATGCCATTGTCACTTGAACTTTCGCACATCCTGTTAAAAGAACTGGCACAAATAAGGCGTGAACGTAAGGTAATGAAGTACCTGCGGCCGGATGCCAAATCACAGGTAACCATTGAATACGGAGACGACGGACAGCCTGTGAGAATTCATACTATCGTTGTTTCTACACAACACGATAACTTTGATAAGGATGATGCCATGCTAAAAACTATTGAGCATGACGTAAGAACTATCCTTCTGCCAAGAGTTATTGCCGTATTGCCCAAACGTGTACAGGCTTTATTTGATGATAAATTCCTGCTCTATGTTAATCCCACAGGTAAATTTGTTATTGGCGGCCCACATGGAGACACAGGTCTTACAGGCCGGAAAATTATTGTGGATACGTACGGTGGAAAAGGTGCCCATGGTGGCGGTGCTTTCTCCGGTAAAGACAGTTCTAAAGTTGACCGCTCGGCCGCATACGCCATGCGTCATATAGCTAAAAACATGGTGGCAGCAGGTGTGGCTGACGAAGTTCTGGCACAGGTAGCTTATGCTATTGGCGTGGCTAAACCTGTTGGCGTTTATGTCAGCACATTTGGCACTTCACATGTTAAAATGGACGATGGAGAAATCGCTGCAAAAATTGCAAGTATTTTCGACCTCAGGCCCGCTGTTATTATTAAAAGACTGGGGCTTAAAAATCCTGTTTTCCTTCCAACTGCTGCCTACGGTCATATGGGCAGGGAACCCTATACCCAAAAAGTTACTCTCTTACAAAATGGTTCTTCAACCACAAAGGAAGTTGACTTTTTCTCCTGGGAAAAGTTGGACTATGTTGATAAAATCAAAAAAGAGTTCGGTTTAAAATAA
- a CDS encoding nucleotide sugar dehydrogenase, which yields MGIYDKLLNKEAKLSLVGLGYVGLPIALAFAKKISVVGFDINAPRIEMMKKGVDPSDELDAEAFQGTDIEFTTQLDVLKQASFHIVAVPTPIDKHNLPDLNPLLSATRSVAKVLKKGDYVVYESTVYPGTTDEECRDILEGMSGLKCGVDFKLGYSPERINPGDKEHTITTITKIVSGCDQESLEEIAKVYELVVKAGVYKASSIKVAEAAKIIENTQRDVNIALMNELSMIFNKMQINTYEVLEAAGTKWNFLKFYPGLVGGHCIGVDPYYLTFKAAELGHAAQVINSGRAVNDGMGKFIATEVVKKIIKAGKNVLNSKVLVLGATFKENVSDIRNSKVADVVNELKSYGVVVEIIDPYANSEELEKEYGFHLCDKPGNDYAAIIVAVAHNEYINLPEEYFVSHSDKNGIVMDVKGTYRNKINRLTYISL from the coding sequence ATGGGTATTTACGACAAGCTCCTTAATAAAGAAGCTAAACTATCCCTTGTTGGCCTGGGATATGTAGGACTTCCTATTGCACTTGCGTTTGCAAAAAAGATTTCAGTTGTGGGTTTCGATATCAATGCTCCTCGCATTGAAATGATGAAAAAGGGCGTTGACCCAAGCGATGAACTGGATGCAGAAGCATTCCAGGGAACTGACATTGAGTTCACCACTCAGCTCGATGTGCTCAAACAGGCTAGCTTTCATATTGTAGCCGTTCCCACACCAATCGATAAGCATAACCTGCCGGATCTAAATCCCCTGCTTTCCGCAACACGTTCAGTTGCCAAAGTGCTTAAAAAAGGCGACTACGTTGTCTATGAATCCACTGTATATCCGGGTACAACCGATGAAGAATGCCGGGATATTCTCGAAGGAATGTCAGGACTGAAATGCGGTGTTGATTTCAAATTAGGTTATTCGCCTGAAAGAATCAACCCGGGAGACAAAGAACATACAATTACTACAATTACAAAGATTGTATCGGGTTGCGACCAGGAATCACTTGAAGAAATTGCCAAAGTATATGAACTTGTTGTAAAAGCAGGCGTTTACAAGGCATCTTCAATAAAAGTTGCCGAAGCCGCAAAAATTATTGAAAATACCCAGCGTGATGTGAACATAGCCCTGATGAACGAACTGTCAATGATCTTCAATAAAATGCAGATCAATACATATGAAGTTCTCGAAGCTGCCGGTACAAAATGGAACTTTCTCAAATTTTACCCCGGACTGGTAGGCGGACATTGCATCGGTGTTGATCCGTATTACCTTACTTTTAAGGCAGCCGAACTCGGTCACGCCGCTCAGGTAATCAACTCAGGCCGTGCTGTTAATGATGGCATGGGAAAATTCATCGCTACCGAGGTGGTAAAAAAAATAATCAAAGCCGGGAAAAATGTGCTGAATTCAAAAGTACTGGTTCTCGGTGCTACCTTCAAGGAAAACGTAAGCGACATCAGGAATTCAAAAGTTGCCGATGTGGTGAACGAATTAAAATCTTATGGCGTGGTTGTTGAAATCATTGATCCCTATGCTAATTCCGAAGAACTTGAAAAAGAATACGGATTCCATCTTTGTGATAAACCGGGAAATGATTATGCCGCCATTATTGTAGCAGTTGCCCATAATGAATACATTAATCTTCCTGAGGAATACTTTGTTTCACATTCTGATAAAAACGGAATCGTAATGGATGTTAAAGGAACCTACAGAAACAAAATTAATAGATTAACATACATCAGCCTCTAA